The genomic window CTGACTACACCCTCATTCCCCAGCTGATGGTGCCGAACTTCACGGACTTCTACGTCCTCTTCGCCACCAACGAGATAGTTATAGCCTTCACAGAAAAGAGCAAGTACGCCGAGGAGATGAAGGCTCACCCGGATAGATGGTACGAGATTCTCGCGAGGCCCGGCGTTAGTTTTGGCTTCTCCGACCCGAACCAGGACCCCTGCGGTTACAGGAGCGTCATGGTCATGAAACTGGCCGATTACTACTACGGCAAACCGGTATTCGAGGCCCTAGTCGAGAGGAACACGAACATATACTTCAACGGGAGCATAATAGTTGCTCCAAAGGAAATCCAGGTGAAGAGCGATAAGGTCGTCATAAGGCCCAAGGAGACGGATTTAACGGCCCTCGTGGAGAGCGGGAGCCTGGACTACTTCTTCATCTACAAGAGCGTGGCAGAGCAGCACAACCTCACCTACATAACCCTCCCGGACGAGATAAACCTCAAGGACTTCAAGATGGCCGACTTCTACGGCAAGGTAAGCATCTACATCGGCTCCACCGGGAAAACGATAAAGGCCAAGCCCATCGTCTACGGCGTTACCGTTCCGAAGGACGCGCCCAACAGGGAACTCGCCCTTGAGTTCCTCAGGTACCTCCTGGGCGAGAACGGGAGAAAGGTTTTCCAGGAAAACCACCAGGACTTCATCTGGCCGCCCAGAGCTTTCGGAAACGCTCCGAATGAGATCAAGGACGAGGTCAAGGTTGAGGGGTGAGGTTTTTATTCCCCTTTATCCAACTCTATGGGGATCGCCATGGGGAGGGATTACACGCTCTACTTCTTTGCAGCCCTGGGGAGCTTCCTAATCCTCTACATAGCCCTGCCCCTGCTCGTCATACTGGCAAAGCAGGCCTCGGACGTGAATATGCTCCTCAAAACCCTTCACGACCCCTACGTTATCGAGGCCCTCAGGAACTCCCTCCTTACAGCGACAGCGACCGCTTTGATAGCACTTCTCTTCGCCGTTCCCCTCGGCTACGTTCTGGCGAGGAAGGAGTTTCCAGGAAAGAGCCTCGTTCAGGCCCTGGTTGATGTTCCCATAGTCATCCCGCACTCAGTCGTCGGAATAATGCTCCTCGTTACCTTCTCCAGCGCAATCCTCGACAGCTACACCGGCATAATAGCCGCGATGCTCTTTGTTTCGGCCCCATTCGCGATAAACGCCGCGCGAGATGGCTTCTTAGCTGTTGACGAGAAGCTCGAAAACGTTGCCAGAACCCTCGGGGCGTCGCGTATGAGAGCGTTCTTCTCAATAGCGCTCCCGATGGCGTTTCCGGCCATAGCGAGCGGGGCCATAATGACGTGGGCTCGCGCTATAAGCGAGGTGGGTGCGATACTCATCGTCGCGTATTATCCTAAAACGGCCCAGGTTCTCGTTATGGAGTACTTCAACAACTACGGCCTGAGGGCTTCGAGACCGATTTCCGTTGTCCTTATCGTGATGAGCCTCACCGTTTTCGTTATCCTGCGCTGGCTCGTGGGGAGGAAGGCCAATGCTTGAGGTAAGGTCGGTTTCCAAGGACTGGAAGGAGTTCCGGCTGAGGGGAATAAGCTTTGACGTGAGCGAGGGGGAGCACTTCATAATCCTCGGCCCGAGCGGGGCCGGGAAGACTGTGCTCCTTGAGATAATAGCGGGCATAATCGAACCCGACGACGGAAAGATAGTCCTCAACGGTGAGGACATAACCCACTTCCCTCCCGAGAGGCGTGGGCTCGCTTATATCCCCCAGAACTACGCCCTCTTTCCCCACATGAGCGTTTTCGACAACATAGCCTTTGGACTTAAGCTCCGGGGGGTTCCAAGGTCTGAAATCGAGAGGAAAGTTAAGGAAATATCCGGGATTCTGGGAATAGACCACCTCCTCCGCAGAAAACCGAAGACCCTGAGCGGTGGCGAGCAGCAGCGCGTGGCCATAGCGAGGGCCCTTGTTGTGGAACCCGAGCTTCTGCTCATGGACGAGCCATTCGCGAACCTCGACGTCCAGACCAGGGCGAAGCTTTTAGGAGAGATGAAGCGCTGGAAAAGAGAACTGGGCTTCACGGCGTTGCATGTCACCCACTCCTTCGAGGAGGCGGTTAGCTTGGGCGACAGGGTAGGCGTTATGCTCAACGGAAGGCTTGTGCAGGTTGGCCCCGTCAGGGACGTCTTTTCGAGGCCGACGAGCGAAGAGGTCGCTCGCTTTTTGGGATTTGAGAACATCATAGAGGGCACTGCGGAGGGAAGAATTCTGAGGAGCAACGGGGTCGAGATAGAGCTTCCCGCCGAGACCATGGGCAGGGTTCGCGTTGGCCTAAGGCCGGAGGATATAATACTCTCCCTTGAACCCATCAGGAGCTCGGCCAGAAACGAGTTCAGGGCAACTGTCGAGTCGGTTGAAGAGCTCGGCCCGCTCGTCAGGGTTCATTTGAGAATCGACGGGTTACACCTCAGGGCCTTCATAACCCGCTCCTCGATGCTGGAGATGGGAATAACGAAGGGAAAAGAGCTCTACGTCAGCTTCAAGGCGAGTGCATTACATGTGTTCTGAGCTTGTCCTTTATCTCCACGGGCAGGTTCTCGTATATTTCCTTCAGAGCACTGATCAGCTCGACCAGTTCCTTCGCCGTAAGCACCTCTGTCATCGGCCCCAGCTCAAGAACCAGCGCCTCGTATTCCTCAGGGGAGACCTCCTCCAGCTCATCGAGGTGCTCGCTCTTGCGGGGTATCAGGTTGACCTCTCCGATCTGCCTCGATGAGGGTATATCAAGCTCCTCCTCCGGAATCGGAGTCTCCCTCGGACAGTCAAGCCTTTCCACGAGAATCTTGATGTCAAGGACCGGCGTCCCGTCCATCGCGTCTATCCAGTCGATGTAGAGCCTGTTCTCCTCGATGCGGTTTATTCTCACCGCGTAAATCGCCAGAGGGTTTGGCCTGACCGGTGAGCGCGTGGCAAAAACTCCCCTCAGCGGATTCTCCGGGTTGTTGTAGGGGTGAACCTTCAGGACGTTCCTCCTTTCCGGGGTGTCGCTGGCGTGGAACCAGAGGATCAGCTTTATCCAGTCGCCCTCGGCGAGGCCGTCCATAGCTTCCCTGAACTCCGGGAGGATCTCGATGAAGGTCTCTCCGTCCTTTCTCACGTAGCCGACGGGAACGAGTTTGAAGGGCTCGAAGTTCATAGCCATCACCCGAAAAGAAAAGGGACTCAGGTCCCGTGCTCCCAGCTTTCCAGGTATTTTCTCTGCTCCTCGGTGAGCTCCTCGATTTTTATCCCCATCGAGGCGAGCTTTATGCGAGCGACCATCTCGTCTATCTCCCTCGGGAGCACGTAGACCTTCGGCTCAAGTCTTTCGTGGTTGTTCAGTATGTATTCGGCCGCCTTCGCCTGCAGGGCGAAGCTCATGTCCATTATCTCCGCCGGGTGCCCGTCTGCCGCGGCAAGATTTACAAGCCTGCCCTCAGCGAGAAGGTAAAGCCTCCTTCCATCTTTGAGCTTGTACTCGGTTATGTTCGGCCTAGGCTGGTTTATTTCAACTGCAAGAGCCTCAAGGTCCGGTTTGCTTATCTCCACGTCGAAGTGGCCGGCGTTGGCTAAAATGACCCCATCCTTCATGACCTCGAAGTGCTCTTTCCTTATGCAGTTGATGTCGCCCGTCGAGGTGATGAAGATGTCGCCTACCTTAGATGCTTCCATCATGTCCATGACGAGGAAGCCGTCCATTCTGGCTTCCAGAGCTCTAATCGGGTCCACCTCAACGACTATCACCGTCGCGCCCAGTCCCTTTGCCCTCATCGCTATGCCCCTGCCGCACCAGCCGTAGCCGACAACGACGACGTTCTTGCCCGCTATCAGCAGGTTGGTGGTTCTCAGGATTCCGTCCCACGTTGACTGGCCGGTGCCATATCTGTTGTCGAATAGGTATTTCGTATAGCTGTCGTTCACCGCTATGATTGGGAACCTCAGCACGCCGTCCTTCTCCATGGCGCGGAGCCTTATGACGCCCGTTGTCGTTTCCTCGCTCGCCCCCCAGAGTCCGTCTATCAGCTCGGTTCTCTCCTTCAGCACCGTCGAGACCATATCCGCGCCGTCGTCTATGATGATGTTCGGTTCTATGTCGAGCGCCTTGTGCATGAACTCATAGTACTGCTCCCTGTCCTCCCCGCGAATCGCGTAGACCTTGACCCCTGCCTTTGCCAAGGCAGCGACAACGTCGTCCTGGGTTGAGAGCGGGTTGCTGGCCGCCGCCGAGACCTCCGCACCGGCAGCCTTGAGCGTGAGGAGCAGGAAGGCGGTCTTCATCTCAAGGTGCAGTGTTGCCGCGATCCTGACTCCCTCGAAGGGCCTTTTCTCCTCGAAGTCCTTTCTTATTGCCTGGAGAACAGGCATGAACCTAGAGACCCAGTCTATCTTTTTCTCGCCGTCCGGGGCCAGGTTGATGTCCTTAACGCAGTAATCCCTCGTACAGTTCATCATCATCACCGCAGGGTTTTTAATCAAAGACATTAAAAAAGGATTGGTGTTCCCATGATAGTTGACCTATCGGTGCCCCTCTCAGAGGATACGCCGGTCTATCCCGATGATCCAGGGATAAGCATAAGGCTCTGGGCCGTCATCGACAGGGACGGCTACTACATGAACGTCCTGAAGATGGGGGAGCATTCTGGAACGCACGTTGACGCGCCGGCGCACTTCGTGCCGGGGGGGAAGACCATCGACGAGATGCCCCTGGAGAGATTCGTGGGAAGGGGAATGGTCGTTGACGTGAGGAATGGTGAGGGACCTATAAGGCTCGACGAGATTCCGGACGAGGGATACTTTGACAGGATCGTGCTTTTCCTGACTGGTGGCAGGGAACTCTCTCCGGAGGTGGCTCTGTTTCTCGTGGCCGAGGGAATTAAAGCCGTTGGTACTGATGCAATGAGCATCGGAGACGATGCCGTCCACAGGATACTCCTCAGCGAGGAGGTGCCGGTGTTTGAGAACCTGACCAACCTGGAGGCCCTCGTAGGAAAAGACTTCACGTTCGTGGCGTTTCCTCTCAAGATCGAGGGTGGTTCCGGGAGCCCCGTAAGGGCAGTGGCCTTTGTGGAGTAAACTGCACCTGATTCCCGGTCGGTTAACCCTCCTGAAAATTATCCTTGCTCGTTTCGTTTCAGTGATCTTGCTTCTTTTTGCCGCTCCCTTCTCTTCTCCTTCTGCTCCCTTACGTAGGGATACCTCATTATGTGGCCGCAGTTGAGGCATTTGATAACGACGTGGGGGTACGGCTTATCCCTGAGCCTCACCCTGGCGTTAACGCCCGGAACGAGGAAGGAATGGCATTTCTTGCAGTATCGCCTTTTCCACTTTCTCGGCATCCTTATTCTCGCTTTCTGCTGAACCGCGAGGGCTATCTCAACGTAGCGGTTGGCCAGCTCCGGCTCATAGGGGAAGACCCTCTCAGCGAGGGTGAAAAGGGTCTCAATCCTCTCTCGGGCAATCTTGCGCTTTTCCCTCTGCTCCCTCTGGCGGATGAATTTCTTTGACATGACATCACCTTATCAGCCTTAGTTTCCCCGGGAACGGTTCGTATACGTATCCGGCGGCTATAAACTTTTCAAGGAGCTCTGTGGCATCCTCTCCTGAGAACCCGTCCTTCACAAGTTCCCGGATGAAGTCCTCCCTCGTTACCTCGTTTGCAGGGCTTACTGATGCCAGGTCGTGCAGTATCTCCAGAGCTCTTCTGGCCTTAAGCGTTCCCGGGACGTACATCCGGTATTCCCTCAGGAGCTTTATCATCTCCGAGGGATGGTCCTTGAGAACGACCATCCAGTCGTTCACTATGGCCTCGTTTATCAGCTTGACCTCCTTGGCGGCCCTCTTGGTAATCCTCCCGTTGAACCGGACTATCGAGCCGAAGACTCTTTTGCCCAGCTCCACCCTAAGCCTAACGCTCATCGGTCCACTGGGGGCTGTTAACGCCCTGAATGGGTCTCCGTAGTCATCCCTTGACTCCCTGAGCCACCTCAGAAACTCCTCCTCAACCGCGTGGGTCTTTTTCCGGTCAAGGGCGCCCAGCCTTTCTCTCTGGATGAATATTGTGACGAGGAGGTTGGGGATGAGCTGGAGAAACTCCTGGTTCTCCTCGAAGTAGGGTTTTTCCTCCGAGGGTACGAGCACGAAGGGCGTCTCTGAGAGCCTTGCCATCCTGTCGAGGGGATTAGCGTCGACATTCTTGGGGAGCAGACCAATGGCACGCTTGCTCAGTATTCTTTCGGCGACCCACTTGGGCAGGCTGACGGTACCTCTCTTTGTCGGCGGGGTGTAGTACCTCATATCGCTTCCGTTGGGGTTTCCGAGCCTGAAGTCTATGCCAAGAAACGGGTCGTCTATTTCAAGAACCCTTTTTCTGGTGAGGCGAACCTCCCAGGGAAGGCTTGAGTAAAAGTACTTTAGGGCCTTCCAGAGGGCCAAGAGCCCGGAATCCTCCCGGTATTTAAACACGGTGAACTCGAACCCCTCACCCCAATCCTCGCCCGGTATGTAGGGGACGCCGTATATCGAGTAGATGAGGGCCTTTCTCATATCGTCGCGTAGGTAAACCGTCCTCTCGAAGAGGTCGAGAACCTCCCGTCTGCTCAGTGCAAACTCGTGGTAGTCCTTCCAGTACTCCGAGTAGTCCCTCCCCTCGATCCTTGCCGCGCTGACCATCCGGAGGTTTCCCCAGGGATATGCGTCGATGATTCCCTTCACAAGCACGTAGCTTCCGGGCTTTGTCCTGCCGGAAAGGGCCGTTTCTTCCGTCACCCTAACAACGAGATACGTGCGGAAGTCTCCCCTGCGCAGGGATGACAGTTCCGAGGGCGACAGGGGGGAGAGCATGTAGTAGAGGGCATCTTTCGGTGCGTAGGGCGGCTTCCTGCCCAGCAGAAAACCTGCTATCTCAATTTCATCCCCGTTTTTGAGCCGCTGGATCTTCATCTGAAACTCTCTCAGCCTTTTCCCGGGACTGAGCGGCTCTCGTGTTCTTTCCAGCCTCAGCAGTTCAACTAACTCCTCCATCATCCACCCTCATCGACCGCAAGATTTATAAATGCACCGCGACAGGTATAGAACGGTACGGCGGTCATAGCGGCGGGGTCACACCCGGTCTCGTTTCGACCCCGGAAGTTAAGCCCGCCAGCGATCCCGGTTGTACTGCCCTCCGGGAGGGGGCGGGAAGCCGGGGACGCCGCCGGCCAATCAAACGCCCGGGTGGTGTAGCCAGGCCCATCATACGGGACTGTCACTCCCGTGACTCGGGTTCAAATCCCGACCCGGGCGCCATAGAAACTTTTACCAAGCAAAAGTTTCATCAAAGTTTGTGGTTCCCTTTAAATTTGTCAGTTTGAGGGGGATTCCATCGAAACACGCTGGAGTGAATTTTGAAAATTCTGCTTTTGTTATTTTGCTTTTTAATGGGAGTTCAATTTTA from Thermococcus sp. MAR1 includes these protein-coding regions:
- a CDS encoding adenosylhomocysteinase, translated to MNCTRDYCVKDINLAPDGEKKIDWVSRFMPVLQAIRKDFEEKRPFEGVRIAATLHLEMKTAFLLLTLKAAGAEVSAAASNPLSTQDDVVAALAKAGVKVYAIRGEDREQYYEFMHKALDIEPNIIIDDGADMVSTVLKERTELIDGLWGASEETTTGVIRLRAMEKDGVLRFPIIAVNDSYTKYLFDNRYGTGQSTWDGILRTTNLLIAGKNVVVVGYGWCGRGIAMRAKGLGATVIVVEVDPIRALEARMDGFLVMDMMEASKVGDIFITSTGDINCIRKEHFEVMKDGVILANAGHFDVEISKPDLEALAVEINQPRPNITEYKLKDGRRLYLLAEGRLVNLAAADGHPAEIMDMSFALQAKAAEYILNNHERLEPKVYVLPREIDEMVARIKLASMGIKIEELTEEQRKYLESWEHGT
- the wtpC gene encoding tungstate ABC transporter ATP-binding protein WtpC; this encodes MLEVRSVSKDWKEFRLRGISFDVSEGEHFIILGPSGAGKTVLLEIIAGIIEPDDGKIVLNGEDITHFPPERRGLAYIPQNYALFPHMSVFDNIAFGLKLRGVPRSEIERKVKEISGILGIDHLLRRKPKTLSGGEQQRVAIARALVVEPELLLMDEPFANLDVQTRAKLLGEMKRWKRELGFTALHVTHSFEEAVSLGDRVGVMLNGRLVQVGPVRDVFSRPTSEEVARFLGFENIIEGTAEGRILRSNGVEIELPAETMGRVRVGLRPEDIILSLEPIRSSARNEFRATVESVEELGPLVRVHLRIDGLHLRAFITRSSMLEMGITKGKELYVSFKASALHVF
- the wtpB gene encoding tungstate ABC transporter permease WtpB — protein: MGRDYTLYFFAALGSFLILYIALPLLVILAKQASDVNMLLKTLHDPYVIEALRNSLLTATATALIALLFAVPLGYVLARKEFPGKSLVQALVDVPIVIPHSVVGIMLLVTFSSAILDSYTGIIAAMLFVSAPFAINAARDGFLAVDEKLENVARTLGASRMRAFFSIALPMAFPAIASGAIMTWARAISEVGAILIVAYYPKTAQVLVMEYFNNYGLRASRPISVVLIVMSLTVFVILRWLVGRKANA
- a CDS encoding cyclase family protein; this translates as MIVDLSVPLSEDTPVYPDDPGISIRLWAVIDRDGYYMNVLKMGEHSGTHVDAPAHFVPGGKTIDEMPLERFVGRGMVVDVRNGEGPIRLDEIPDEGYFDRIVLFLTGGRELSPEVALFLVAEGIKAVGTDAMSIGDDAVHRILLSEEVPVFENLTNLEALVGKDFTFVAFPLKIEGGSGSPVRAVAFVE
- the wtpA gene encoding tungstate ABC transporter substrate-binding protein WtpA; the encoded protein is MRWKGIALMALLVLSVISAGCINGSGNSELKETTLVVFHAGSLSVPFKQLEDEFAKYAEENLGYKVTFQDEASGSVKAVRKVTDLGKKADIVAVADYTLIPQLMVPNFTDFYVLFATNEIVIAFTEKSKYAEEMKAHPDRWYEILARPGVSFGFSDPNQDPCGYRSVMVMKLADYYYGKPVFEALVERNTNIYFNGSIIVAPKEIQVKSDKVVIRPKETDLTALVESGSLDYFFIYKSVAEQHNLTYITLPDEINLKDFKMADFYGKVSIYIGSTGKTIKAKPIVYGVTVPKDAPNRELALEFLRYLLGENGRKVFQENHQDFIWPPRAFGNAPNEIKDEVKVEG
- the tsaA gene encoding tRNA (N6-threonylcarbamoyladenosine(37)-N6)-methyltransferase TrmO; translation: MNFEPFKLVPVGYVRKDGETFIEILPEFREAMDGLAEGDWIKLILWFHASDTPERRNVLKVHPYNNPENPLRGVFATRSPVRPNPLAIYAVRINRIEENRLYIDWIDAMDGTPVLDIKILVERLDCPRETPIPEEELDIPSSRQIGEVNLIPRKSEHLDELEEVSPEEYEALVLELGPMTEVLTAKELVELISALKEIYENLPVEIKDKLRTHVMHSP
- a CDS encoding ribonuclease P protein component 4 yields the protein MSKKFIRQREQREKRKIARERIETLFTLAERVFPYEPELANRYVEIALAVQQKARIRMPRKWKRRYCKKCHSFLVPGVNARVRLRDKPYPHVVIKCLNCGHIMRYPYVREQKEKRRERQKEARSLKRNEQG